Proteins encoded in a region of the Stieleria neptunia genome:
- the ligA gene encoding NAD-dependent DNA ligase LigA, producing MTTPAQRVQALRDEIRGHDHAYYVLAQPSISDLEYDRLLESLRALETEHPELLTPDSPTQRIGDQPVEHLVQVPHAVPMLSIDNTYSREELKAYFDRTEKLLQGQSIEWVMEYKIDGVAASVRYENGEMKLAVTRGNGTVGDDITHNIRTVRDLPLRINAKKTPDVLEVRGEVYMTNTDLADLNERQVAAGAEPFKNTRNVTAGTIRLLDPAIAAERNLRFFCHGVGQVDGLAAKNHMQFLKEIAAYGIPMTPDVRVFPNAAAVIEAVDELEQGMPDLPFEVDGIVFKVNDFAQRDKLGMRSKSPRWLIAYKFERYEAVTRLNDISVQVGKTGTVTPVAHLEPVDIADTTVSRASLHNADEIERLDVRIGDVVVVEKAGKIIPKVVRVEKHLRKAKLPPFRFPATCPECETELVRDDGGVYIRCPNPQCPAQLKQRLVYFGSRPGMDIDGLGEEVVDLLLGHGLLHGYADLYRLSVDQVASLDWLKQRKGKDGKLIDVKVGERNAKNLIAGIDNSRDRGLARVLSSISIRHVGPRVASLITAKYHTLDMLREASVDDLADLHEIGERIAKSLHEFLHSDYGQKTLDELDAEGVKLEDPEPVEVEGGRLLEGKTVVVTGTLKHYKRDEIKKLIAELGGRASGSVSKNTDFLVAGEKAGSKLTKANELGVEVLSEQAFQELVAGQDGGEGGD from the coding sequence ATGACGACTCCGGCACAACGCGTCCAAGCACTTCGCGATGAGATTCGTGGGCACGACCACGCGTATTACGTCCTGGCCCAACCGTCGATCAGTGACTTGGAATACGATCGGTTGTTGGAATCATTGCGAGCCCTGGAAACCGAGCACCCCGAACTGCTCACGCCCGATTCGCCGACCCAACGCATCGGCGATCAACCGGTCGAGCATTTGGTCCAGGTCCCGCATGCGGTCCCGATGCTGTCGATCGACAACACCTACAGCCGCGAGGAATTGAAAGCCTACTTTGACCGCACCGAAAAACTGCTCCAAGGGCAGTCGATCGAGTGGGTGATGGAATACAAGATCGACGGGGTGGCTGCATCGGTGCGTTACGAAAACGGCGAGATGAAGCTTGCCGTCACACGCGGAAACGGAACCGTCGGCGACGACATCACGCACAACATCCGGACCGTTCGTGATCTGCCGCTCCGGATCAACGCAAAAAAAACGCCAGACGTGTTGGAGGTCCGCGGTGAAGTCTACATGACCAACACGGACCTGGCCGACCTGAACGAACGGCAGGTCGCGGCGGGAGCCGAGCCGTTCAAGAACACCCGCAACGTTACCGCCGGGACGATCCGGTTGCTCGACCCGGCCATCGCCGCCGAACGCAACCTGCGGTTCTTCTGCCACGGCGTGGGACAAGTCGATGGGCTGGCCGCCAAAAACCACATGCAGTTTCTGAAAGAAATTGCGGCGTACGGCATTCCGATGACGCCCGATGTCCGCGTCTTTCCCAACGCGGCGGCGGTGATCGAGGCGGTCGATGAACTGGAACAGGGAATGCCGGATCTGCCATTTGAAGTCGACGGAATTGTGTTCAAGGTCAACGATTTTGCGCAGCGCGACAAACTGGGCATGCGGAGCAAGAGCCCGCGCTGGTTGATTGCGTATAAATTCGAACGTTACGAGGCGGTCACGCGATTGAACGACATCAGTGTCCAAGTCGGCAAAACGGGAACCGTGACCCCGGTGGCTCATCTGGAACCCGTCGACATCGCCGACACGACCGTCTCCCGCGCCTCGCTGCACAATGCCGACGAAATCGAACGATTGGACGTGCGCATCGGTGACGTCGTGGTGGTCGAAAAAGCGGGGAAGATCATTCCCAAAGTCGTTCGCGTTGAAAAACACCTGCGGAAAGCCAAGCTTCCGCCGTTTCGTTTTCCCGCGACCTGCCCCGAGTGCGAAACGGAACTGGTACGCGACGATGGGGGAGTCTATATCCGATGCCCCAATCCCCAATGCCCGGCACAGCTGAAACAGCGTTTGGTCTATTTCGGCAGCCGGCCGGGAATGGACATCGACGGACTGGGTGAGGAGGTCGTGGATCTGTTGCTCGGTCACGGCCTGTTGCACGGCTATGCCGACCTGTATCGGTTGTCGGTGGATCAAGTCGCCTCGCTGGATTGGCTGAAGCAACGAAAAGGAAAAGACGGCAAATTGATCGACGTCAAGGTCGGCGAGCGAAACGCAAAGAACCTGATCGCGGGCATCGACAACAGCCGTGACCGCGGGCTGGCCCGCGTGCTGTCCTCGATTTCGATTCGACACGTCGGCCCCCGCGTCGCGTCCCTGATCACGGCAAAGTACCACACCCTGGACATGCTCCGCGAAGCATCGGTCGACGATCTGGCGGATCTGCATGAGATCGGAGAACGTATCGCCAAAAGTTTGCATGAGTTTCTGCACAGCGACTACGGCCAGAAAACGCTCGACGAACTCGACGCGGAAGGCGTCAAATTGGAAGACCCCGAACCTGTCGAAGTCGAAGGGGGGCGTTTGTTGGAAGGGAAAACCGTCGTCGTCACGGGAACCCTGAAACACTACAAGCGGGACGAGATCAAAAAATTGATCGCCGAACTGGGCGGTCGAGCGTCGGGCAGCGTCAGCAAAAACACGGATTTTTTGGTCGCGGGTGAAAAAGCCGGCAGCAAGCTGACCAAGGCCAACGAATTGGGGGTCGAGGTGCTTTCCGAACAGGCGTTTCAGGAGCTGGTGGCCGGACAGGACGGGGGCGAGGGGGGAGATTGA